Proteins encoded by one window of Macaca mulatta isolate MMU2019108-1 chromosome 10, T2T-MMU8v2.0, whole genome shotgun sequence:
- the ZNFX1 gene encoding NFX1-type zinc finger-containing protein 1 isoform X2 gives MVETTAYFEAYRHVLEGLQEVQEEDVPFQRNIVECDSHVKEPRYLLMGGRYDFTPLIENPSATGEFLRNVEGLRHPRINVLDPSQWPSKEALKLDDSQMEALQFALTRELAIIQGPPGTGKTYVGLKIVQALLTNESVWQISLQKFPILVVCYTNHALDQFLEGIYKCQKTSIVRVGGRSNSEILKQFTLRELRNKREFRRNLPMHLRRAYMSIMTQMKESEQELHEGAKTLECTMRGVLREQYLQKYISPQHWESLMNGPVQDSEWICFQHWKHSMMLEWLGLGVGSFTQSVSPAGPENTAQAEGYEEEEGEEESSLIEIAEEADLIQADRVIEEEEVVRPQRRKKEESGADQELAKMLLAMRLDHCGPGTAGGQEQATGEWQTQRNQKKKMKKRVKDELRKLNTMTAAEANEIEDVWQLDLSSRWQLYRLWLQLYQADTRRKILSYERQYRTSAERMAELRLQEDLHILKDAQVVGMTTTGAAKYRQILQKVEPRIVIVEEAAEVLEAHTIATLSKACQHLILIGDHQQLRPSANVYDLAKNFNLEVSLFERLVKVNIPFVRLNYQHRMCPEIARLLTPHIYQDLENHPSVLNYEKIKGVSSNLFFVEHSFPEQEIQEGKSHQNQHEAHFVVELCKYFLCQEYLPSQITILTTYTGQLFCLRKLMPAKTFAGVRVHVVDKYQGEENDIILLSLVRSNQEGKVGFLQISNRICVALSRAKKGMYCIGNMQMLAKVPLWSKIIHTLRENNQIGPMLRLCCQNHPDTHTLVSKASDFQKVPEGGCSLPCEFRLGCGHVCTRACHPYDSSHKEFQCMKPCQKVICQDGHRCPLVCFQECQPCQVKVPKTIPRCGHEQMVPCSVPESDFCCQEPCSKSLRCGHRCSHPCGEDCVQLCSEMVTVKLKCGHSQQVKCGHVEDLMYGGLPVKCTTKCGTVLDCGHPCPGSCHSCFEGRFHERCQQPCKRLLICSHKCQEPCTGECPPCQRTCQNRCVHSQCKKKCGELCSPCVEPCVWRCQHYQCTKLCSEPCNRPPCYVPCTKLLVCGHPCIGLCGEPCPKKCRICHMDEVTQIFFGFEDEPDARFVQLEDCSHIFEVQALDRYMNEQKDDEVAIRLKVCPICQVPIRKNLRYGTSIKQRLEEIEIIKEKIQGSAGEIATSQERLKALLERKSLLHQLLPEDFLMIKEKLAQKNLSVKDLGLVENYISFYDHLASLWDSLKKMHVLEQKRVRTRLDQVHEWLAKKRLSFTSQELSDLRSEIQRLTYLVNLLTRYKIAEKKVKDSIAVEVYSIQNILEKTCKFTQEDEQLVQEKMEALKATLPCSGLGISEEERVQIVSAIGYPRGHWFKCRNGHIYVIGDCGGAMERGTCPDCKEVIGGTNHTLERSNQLASEMDGAQHAAWSDTANNLMNFEEIQRMM, from the exons gCAAAACCTATGTGGGTCTAAAAATTGTTCAGGCCCTCCTAACCAACGAGTCTGTTTGGCAAATTAGCCTCCAGAAGTTCCCCATCTTGGTTGTGTGTTATACTAATCATGCTTTGGACCAGTTTCTGGAAG GCATCTACAAGTGTCAGAAGACCAGCATTGTGCGGGTGGGTGGAAGGAGCAACAGTGAAATCCTGAAGCAGTTCACCCTAAGGGAGCTGAGGAACAAGCGGGAATTCCGCCGCAACCTCCCCATGCACCTCCGAAGGGCCTACATGAGT ATCATGACACAGATGAAGGAGTCAGAGCAAGAGCTTCATGAAGGAGCCAAGACCCTGGAGTGCACCATGCGCGGTGTCCTACGGGAACAGTACCTGCAGAAGTACATCTCACCTCAGCACTGGGAAAGTCTCATGAATGGACCAGTGCAG gATAGTGAATGGATTTGCTTCCAGCACTGGAAGCATTCCATGATGCTGGAGTGGCTAGGTCTTGGTGTCGGTTCTTTCACCCAAAGTGTTTCTCCAGCAGGACCTGAGAATACAG CCCAGGCAGAAGGGtatgaggaggaagaaggggaggaggagagttCGCTGATTGAGATCGCAGAGGAAGCTGACCTGATTCAAGCAGACCGAGTGattgaggaggaagaggtggtgaGGCCCCAGCGAcggaagaaggaagagagtggGGCAGACCAGGAGTTGGCTAAAATGCTTCTGGCCATGAGGCTAGACCATTGTGGCCCTGGGACAGCAGGTGGACAGGAGCAAGCCACGGGAGAGTGGCAG ACCCAGCgcaaccagaaaaagaaaatgaaaaaaagagtgAAGGATGAGCTTCGCAAACTGAACACCATGACTGCAGCCGAGGCCAATGAGATCGAGGATGTTTGGCAGCTGGACCTCAGTTCTCGCTGGCAGCTTTATAG GCTCTGGCTACAGTTGTACCAGGCTGACACCCGCCGGAAGATCCTCAGCTATGAACGCCAGTACCGCACATCAGCAGAAAGAATGGCTGAGCTGAGACTCCAGGAAGACCTGCACATTCTTAAAGATGCCCAGGTTGTAGGAATGACAACCACAG GTGCTGCCAAATACCGCCAGATCCTACAGAAGGTGGAGCCGAGGATTGTCATAGTGGAAGAAGCTGCGGAAGTCCTTGAGGCCCATACCATTGCCACATTGAGCAAAGCTTGCCAGCATCTCATTCTGATTGGGGACCACCAGCAG CTGCGCCCCAGTGCCAACGTGTATGATCTGGCCAAGAACTTCAACCTTGAGGTGTCCCTTTTTGAACGTCTAGTGAAAGTAAACATTCCCTTTGTCCGTCTGAACTACCAG CACCGTATGTGCCCTGAAATTGCCCGCCTTTTGACCCCCCACATTTACCAGGATCTGGAGAATCATCCATCTGTTCTTAACTATGAGAAGATTAAG GGGGTGTCTTCCAACCTTTTCTTTGTAGAACACAGCTTTCCTGAACAGGAAATCCAAGAGGGCAAAAGCCATCAGAACCAGCACGAGGCTCACTTTGTGGTAGAGCTGTGCAAGTACTTCCTGTGCCAGGAATACCTACCTTCCCAGATCACCATCCTCACTACCTATACCGGGCAGCTCTTCTGCCTGCGCAAACTGATGCCTGCCAAGACATTTGCTGGCGTCAGGGTCCATGTTGTGGACAAATACCAAGGGGAAGAGAATGACATCATCCTCCTCTCCCTAGTGCGGAGCAACCAAGAAGGCAAGGTGGGTTTTCTGCAGATATCCAACCGCATCTGTGTGGCCTTGTCCCGAGCCAAGAAGGGAATGTACTGCATCGGAAACATGCAGATGCTGGCCAAGGTGCCCCTGTGGAGCAAGATCATTCATACGCTTCGAGAGAACAATCAAATAGGCCCCATGCTCCGGCTCTGCTGCCAGAACCACCCTGATACCCACACCTTAGTATCCAAAGCTTCTGACTTCCAAAAAGTACCCGAAGGAGGCTGCAGCCTGCCCTGTGAGTTCCGCCTGGGCTGTGGGCATGTCTGCACCCGTGCCTGCCACCCTTATGACTCTTCACACAAGGAGTTCCAGTGCATGAAGCCATGCCAGAAGGTCATCTGTCAGGATGGGCACCGGTGTCCCCTTGTTTGCTTCCAGGAGTGTCAGCCTTGTCAGGTGAAGGTGCCCAAAACCATTCCTCGGTGCGGCCATGAACAAATGGTCCCTTGTTCCGTGCCTGAGTCAGATTTCTGCTGCCAGGAGCCTTGCTCCAAGTCTCTGAGATGTGGGCACAGATGCAGCCACCCATGTGGTGAGGACTGTGTGCAGTTGTGTTCAGAAATGGTCACCGTAAAACTCAAGTGTGGGCACAGTCAGCAGGTAAAATGTGGTCATGTGGAAGACCTCATGTATGGTGGTCTGCCAGTCAAGTGTACCACAAAGTGTGGCACTGTCTTGGACTGTGGGCATCCTTGCCCAGGCTCCTGCCACAGCTGCTTTGAAGGGCGTTTCCATGAACGCTGTCAGCAGCCCTGCAAGCGCCTGCTTATCTGCTCACACAAGTGCCAGGAACCATGCACTGGTGAGTGCCCACCCTGCCAACGGACCTGTCAGAACCGCTGTGTCCACAGCCAGTGCAAGAAGAAATGTGGGGAGCTGTGTAGCCCCTGCGTGGAACCCTGTGTCTGGCGCTGCCAGCACTACCAGTGCACCAAACTCTGCTCTGAGCCCTGCAACCGACCCCCATGCTATGTGCCTTGTACTAAGCTGCTAGTTTGTGGCCACCCCTGCATTGGTCTCTGTGGGGAGCCATGCCCCAAGAAATGCCGGATCTGCCACATGGATGAGGTCACTCAAATATTCTTTGGCTTTGAGGATGAGCCTGATGCCCGCTTTGTGCAGCTGGAAGACTGCAGCCACATCTTTGAGGTGCAAGCCCTAGACCGctacatgaatgaacagaaggaTGATGAAGTCGCCATCAGGTTGAAAGTCTGCCCTATCTGCCAGGTGCCCATCCGCAAAAACCTGAGGTATGGAACTAGCATAAAACAGCGGCTAGAAGAGATTGAAATCATCAAGGAAAAGATCCAGGGTTCAGCAGGGGAAATAGCAACCAGCCAGGAACGGCTTAAGGCCCTGCTGGAGAGGAAGAGCCTCCTCCACCAGCTGCTTCCTGAAGACTTCCTGATGATAAAGGAGAAGCTGGCCCAGAAAAATTTGTCAGTGAAGGACCTGGGTCTGGTTGAGAATTACATCAGCTTCTATGACCACCTGGCCAGCCTGTGGGATTCCCTGAAAAAGATGCATGTCTTAGAACAGAAAAGAGTGAGGACTCGACTAGACCAGGTCCATGAGTGGCTGGCCAAGAAGCGCTTGAGCTTCACTAGCCAGGAACTAAGTGACCTCCGAAGCGAAATCCAGAGGCTCACGTACCTGGTGAACCTTCTGACCCGCTACAAGATAGCAGAGAAGAAGGTGAAAGATAGCATAGCAGTAGAGGTCTATAGTATCCAGAATATCCTTGAGAAAACATGTAAGTTCACCCAAGAGGATGAACAACTTGTGCAGGAAAAGATGGAAGCTCTGAAAGCCACCCTTCCCTGCTCTGGCCTGGGCATCTCAGAGGAAGAGCGAGTGCAGATTGTCAGCGCCATAGGTTATCCTCGTGGTCACTGGTTCAAGTGCCGCAATGGCCATATCTATGTGATTGGCGATTGTGGGGGAGCCATGGAGAGGGGCACGTGTCCTGACTGTAAGGAAGTGATTGGTGGCACAAATCATACTCTGGAAAGAAGCAACCAGCTTGCTTCTGAAATGGATGGAGCCCAGCATGCTGCCTGGTCTGACACAGCCAACAACCTGATGAACTTTGAGGAGATCCAGAGAATGATGTAG